From Polynucleobacter difficilis, a single genomic window includes:
- a CDS encoding anhydro-N-acetylmuramic acid kinase, producing the protein MHTSSSLYIGMMSGTSLDGIDAVLAELGPDGQTQLRGAVSAPFAPPLRDALLALQTPGENEIHREHLAANALAMAYADLVKQLLADSKRQPSEISAIGAHGQTIRHQAGSNNALAYTHQTLNPALLAELTGIDVIADFRSRDLAAGGHGAPLVPAFHAQQFASDKNIAVLNLGGIANLTLLPQNGDVTGFDCGPGNMLMDTWVAKHQGHAFDQDGAWAAQGAVNNSLLERMLADPFFTKAPPKSTGRDDFHLQWLEKQLGNNTYKTEDVQATLLRLTVTAALQSIQAYAPQTEVLIVCGGGVRNTALLNSLREQAQAMFKHTLEIRSSEANGVDPQLVEALAFAWLAWAHKTKRPANLPAVTGASGPRILGACYPA; encoded by the coding sequence ATGCATACGTCCTCCTCCCTCTACATCGGCATGATGTCTGGCACCAGCCTTGACGGGATTGATGCAGTTCTGGCCGAACTTGGTCCTGATGGCCAAACCCAACTCCGCGGGGCAGTGAGCGCCCCCTTTGCGCCCCCGCTCCGTGACGCCTTATTGGCCCTCCAAACTCCGGGGGAGAATGAGATCCACCGCGAACATCTGGCCGCAAACGCCTTAGCAATGGCGTATGCAGACCTTGTCAAGCAGCTACTGGCGGATAGTAAACGGCAGCCTTCCGAGATCAGCGCTATTGGGGCACATGGGCAAACCATTCGCCACCAAGCGGGCTCCAATAACGCACTTGCGTATACCCACCAAACCCTGAACCCCGCATTGCTGGCTGAACTCACTGGCATTGATGTGATTGCCGACTTTCGGAGCCGTGATCTAGCCGCAGGCGGCCATGGCGCCCCTTTAGTGCCGGCATTTCATGCGCAGCAATTTGCAAGCGATAAAAATATTGCGGTACTGAACCTCGGCGGTATCGCCAACCTCACACTCCTTCCTCAGAACGGAGATGTGACTGGCTTTGATTGCGGCCCCGGTAACATGCTCATGGATACATGGGTTGCAAAACACCAAGGGCATGCCTTTGATCAGGATGGCGCCTGGGCTGCGCAAGGGGCGGTGAATAATTCCCTACTCGAGCGGATGTTGGCGGATCCTTTTTTTACTAAGGCACCCCCAAAAAGCACAGGCCGCGATGACTTTCATCTGCAGTGGTTAGAAAAGCAACTGGGTAACAATACTTATAAGACGGAAGATGTGCAAGCCACGCTATTGCGTCTTACCGTGACTGCGGCGCTGCAATCCATTCAGGCATATGCGCCGCAAACCGAAGTTTTGATTGTCTGTGGTGGTGGCGTTCGTAATACCGCATTACTCAATAGCCTACGCGAGCAGGCACAAGCGATGTTCAAACATACTCTTGAAATCCGCAGCAGCGAAGCCAATGGAGTTGATCCACAGCTGGTTGAGGCCCTGGCCTTTGCATGGCTCGCATGGGCGCACAAAACAAAACGGCCAGCAAATCTGCCGGCCGTTACGGGAGCAAGTGGGCCGCGAATCTTAGGCGCTTGCTACCCTGCTTAA
- the erpA gene encoding iron-sulfur cluster insertion protein ErpA — translation MTQVATTQSNDLAEPPIPLVFTDSAAAKVADLIAEEGNPELKLRVFVQGGGCSGFQYGFTFDDAVNEDDTAFDKNGVTLLVDSMSFQYLVGAEIDYKEDINGSQFVIKNPNATTTCGCGSSFSA, via the coding sequence ATGACACAAGTTGCTACAACCCAATCCAACGATCTTGCTGAGCCACCAATTCCATTGGTTTTTACCGATAGCGCTGCAGCAAAGGTAGCGGACCTGATTGCCGAAGAAGGCAACCCTGAATTAAAGTTGCGCGTATTTGTTCAAGGCGGCGGCTGTTCTGGTTTTCAGTACGGCTTCACCTTTGATGATGCTGTGAATGAAGACGACACTGCTTTTGATAAAAATGGCGTGACCCTGTTGGTGGACTCAATGAGCTTTCAGTATCTTGTTGGTGCCGAGATCGATTACAAAGAAGATATCAACGGTTCGCAGTTTGTAATTAAGAACCCCAACGCCACAACAACCTGTGGTTGCGGATCGTCTTTCTCCGCATAA
- the argC gene encoding N-acetyl-gamma-glutamyl-phosphate reductase, translating into MIKVGIVGGTGYTGVELLRLLAQHPQVTIQAITSRTEAGIPVADMFPSLRGRIDLKFTTPEDAKLDQCDAVFFATPHGVAMAQAESLLAAGVKVLDLAADFRLKDTAEFTQWYGMPHACPAILAEAVYGLPEINREAIKKARVVGLAGCYPTSVQLGFAPLLAPKSTRGKRWIDGLHLISDSKSGTSGAGRKAEVGTLMAEASDNFKAYAVKGHRHTPEITQGLKAIAQSDQIGLTFVPHLTPMIRGIHSTLYARITEEGKDVDFQAVFEQFYKDEPFVDVMPAGSHPETRSVRGSNGLRIAIHRPGNGDTLVILVVEDNLVKGASGQGVQCLNLMFGLPETMGLTQIALSP; encoded by the coding sequence ATGATTAAAGTAGGCATTGTTGGCGGAACGGGATATACCGGGGTAGAGCTCTTGCGTTTACTCGCACAGCATCCCCAGGTCACCATTCAGGCAATCACATCGCGCACCGAAGCGGGCATCCCTGTTGCTGATATGTTTCCCTCATTGCGCGGCCGAATTGATTTGAAGTTCACGACGCCAGAAGATGCAAAGCTAGATCAGTGCGATGCCGTGTTTTTTGCCACACCCCATGGTGTTGCGATGGCGCAAGCCGAATCATTGCTAGCTGCCGGTGTGAAGGTGTTGGATTTGGCGGCGGACTTTCGTTTAAAAGACACTGCGGAATTTACGCAGTGGTACGGCATGCCCCATGCTTGCCCAGCGATTTTGGCGGAAGCAGTTTATGGTCTGCCTGAAATCAATCGGGAGGCAATCAAAAAGGCTCGCGTTGTCGGTTTAGCGGGTTGCTACCCTACATCCGTGCAGTTGGGTTTTGCTCCGCTCTTGGCGCCGAAATCGACGCGCGGTAAGCGCTGGATTGATGGCCTGCATTTGATCTCCGACTCTAAGTCGGGCACCTCCGGTGCTGGCCGTAAAGCGGAGGTAGGCACTTTGATGGCCGAGGCTAGTGATAATTTCAAGGCCTATGCCGTGAAAGGCCATCGCCATACCCCTGAGATTACCCAAGGCTTAAAAGCCATTGCGCAATCCGATCAAATCGGCTTGACCTTTGTGCCGCACCTCACGCCCATGATTCGGGGCATTCACTCGACCTTGTATGCGCGCATTACTGAGGAGGGCAAGGACGTCGACTTTCAGGCGGTTTTTGAGCAATTTTACAAAGATGAGCCCTTTGTGGATGTGATGCCTGCCGGTAGCCATCCTGAAACTCGTTCGGTACGGGGTAGCAATGGCCTGCGAATCGCGATCCATCGCCCCGGAAATGGCGATACCCTGGTGATATTGGTGGTGGAGGATAACCTCGTTAAAGGGGCTTCAGGTCAAGGCGTACAGTGCCTCAATTTGATGTTTGGGCTGCCTGAGACCATGGGCTTGACCCAAATTGCCCTCTCGCCTTAA
- the rpsI gene encoding 30S ribosomal protein S9, whose translation MAINYGNWNYGTGRRKSSVARVFIKSGKGEITVNGKPIDIYFARETSRMIARQPLALTAHLTTFDIKVNVSGGGETGQAGAVRHGVTRALIDYDNALKPTLSKAGLVTRDAREVERKKVGLHGARRRKQFSKR comes from the coding sequence ATGGCTATTAATTACGGAAATTGGAATTACGGTACAGGTCGTCGCAAGAGCTCTGTGGCCCGTGTCTTTATTAAATCAGGCAAAGGTGAAATCACGGTTAACGGTAAGCCGATTGACATTTATTTCGCCCGCGAGACATCCCGCATGATTGCGCGTCAACCTTTGGCCCTTACAGCCCACCTCACTACCTTTGATATCAAAGTGAACGTGAGCGGTGGCGGTGAAACCGGCCAAGCGGGCGCAGTGCGTCATGGCGTGACTCGTGCACTCATCGACTACGACAACGCATTGAAGCCTACCCTGTCCAAAGCAGGTTTGGTGACACGCGATGCCCGTGAAGTTGAGCGTAAGAAGGTTGGTCTGCACGGCGCGCGTCGTCGTAAGCAGTTCAGCAAGCGCTAA
- the rplM gene encoding 50S ribosomal protein L13, translated as MKTFSAKSHEVKRDWFVIDATDKVLGRVASEVAHRLRGKHKPEFTPHVDTGDFIVVINSSKLRVTGTKGLNKIYYRHSGYPGGISSTNFDKMQDRFPGRALEKAVKGMLPKGPLGYAMIKKLKVYGDATHPHTAQQPKVLEI; from the coding sequence ATGAAAACTTTTTCCGCAAAATCCCATGAGGTGAAGCGTGATTGGTTCGTGATTGACGCTACGGACAAAGTCCTCGGTCGTGTCGCCAGTGAAGTGGCACACCGTTTACGCGGCAAGCACAAACCTGAATTCACCCCCCACGTTGATACGGGCGACTTCATTGTCGTTATCAATTCATCGAAGCTGCGTGTCACTGGCACCAAAGGCTTAAACAAAATTTATTACCGTCACAGCGGATACCCTGGTGGTATTAGCTCGACCAACTTCGATAAGATGCAAGACCGCTTTCCTGGCCGCGCACTCGAGAAGGCTGTGAAGGGTATGTTGCCGAAAGGCCCACTCGGCTACGCCATGATCAAGAAATTGAAAGTCTACGGCGACGCTACGCATCCACACACGGCTCAACAGCCTAAAGTGCTCGAGATCTAA
- a CDS encoding OsmC family protein, which yields MECKVTWQGAGTMAFSAETGSGHQLQMDGPPDAGGKNSAARPMELLLAGTGGCSAFDVVLILQRARQAVTGCEVALMAERAEVEPKVFTKINLHFTVKGKDLDPSKVSRAVQLSHEKYCSATTMLAKMAEITYSIDVVAE from the coding sequence ATGGAATGCAAAGTCACATGGCAAGGCGCTGGAACCATGGCTTTTTCTGCCGAAACCGGCAGTGGTCACCAGTTGCAAATGGATGGACCGCCCGATGCAGGTGGCAAAAATAGCGCTGCTAGGCCTATGGAATTGCTTCTGGCAGGTACCGGCGGGTGCTCGGCATTTGACGTGGTTTTAATCCTCCAGCGGGCTAGGCAAGCAGTCACCGGCTGTGAAGTGGCATTAATGGCAGAGAGGGCTGAAGTCGAGCCCAAGGTCTTTACCAAAATTAATTTGCACTTCACCGTCAAAGGCAAGGACTTGGATCCAAGCAAAGTTTCGCGAGCCGTGCAACTTTCCCATGAAAAATACTGCTCAGCCACTACCATGCTCGCCAAAATGGCTGAAATTACCTACAGCATCGATGTTGTAGCGGAGTAA